In Rhodothermales bacterium, the genomic stretch AGTCGCCGGCCGACCTCATCCGCCGCGTCAATCAGATCATCATGGAAGATGAGATGATGGATGATACCTTTGCTTCTCTCCTGCTGATGCGCTGGGAGCCGGCTAAAAACCAGATCACCTACACCAACGCCGGCCACTGCCGCCCCGTCCTCGTCGCCCCCGATCGCACGGAGGTCATCTCCGAAAGCGATGTCATCCTGGGCCTGGATAAATACGCGGAGTTCACGGACACGACCATCGAACTCCCCGCCGGCGCCTCGATCGTCACCTACACCGACGGCCTGCTCGAACAACGGCTCCAGTCCGGCGAAATGCTCGGCGAAGAAGGCATCGCCCGCCTCTCCGCCAGCGCCATGAACGACGCGGACCCCATCGCGGGCATGCTCCGCCGTATCCTCGAACAAAGCAAAGAGCCGGCCTTCGCCGACGACATCCTGGTCTTCTGGCTCAACCGCCTCGTGGAGCAACATGCGTGAGGATGGTTGATGGTTAATGGTTGGTGATCAATGGTCGATAGTCGATGGCTAATAATTGACAATCGACCATTGACCATTAACAATTCCCCATCAACCCCGCCCGTTCCTCAAACCACCTCCTCGCCGGCTTCATCCCCGCGGGAGCATCTTCCGGCCAATTCGCGAAGGCCACCGGGATCTTGAACCGGGGCAACCGGGCCTCTAGAAACGACCGCAACGCCGCCTCGCCGGCAAACGCGGCGTCCCGCTCCAGAAAGGCAAACGGCCTCGCGCCGTAGACGGCGTCCGACACCGGGACCACCACCGACCGCACGACCCCCGGGCACTGCGCCATCACCTCTTCGATTTCTTCCGGCTGGATGTTTTCGCCCCCGGAAATGAACAGGTTGTCCTTCCGCCCGATGACCCGAAGCCGGCCACGCGCGTCAATACTCCCCAGATCGCCGGTTGCGTACCACCCATGGGCGTCAAACGGCATCACCAGCCCATCGGGCGTGAGGTAGCCGGCGAAGCGGACCTCCCCGCGCACGTGGATCTCCCCCGCGGCGTCGATCCGTAGCTCGCGGTGGGGTAACACCGTGCCGGCCGTCTGGAGTGTGTCGAGGCCGGCTCCGCCCCGCGTCGTGGTCACCTGCGAAGCCGTTTCGGTGAGGCCGTAGGTCGTGTGGATCGGCCAGCCGGCGGCGAGGGCGCGTTCGAGGAGGCCGCCGGGAATCTGGCTTCCGCCCAGGAGGACGGCTTTGAGTCCATCCGGGCGTACTCCGCCCTCGAGCAGCCGCAGCAACTGTGTGGGCACCAGCGACACGTGGGTGACCTTCCTCCGCGCGATCAGCTCCCCGAGCGCCTCCTTTCCGGGCAACACTACCGCCGCGCCGGCCCATGCGGCCCGCACGAGGATGCCGATGCCGGAGACGTGGTAGAGGGGAAGGGAGAGCACCCACCGGTCGCCGGCGCCGAGCGGGATCGCGGCGAACGAACCCATCGCGTTGAAGTAGAGGTTTCCCACGGTCAGCAGCGCCGCCTTCGGCGTGCCCGAGCTGCCGGAGGTGTAGAGGGCCACGGCCGGAGCGTCGAGGTCGAACACCGGAATGTCTGCCGGCTCGACCCACGATATCGGGATAGCGCCGATATCGATGGCCCCCAGCGTATCGAGCCGTTCGCGCAACGCGGCCGGCGGCAGCCGGGGGCTCATCACGACTACGACGCCGCCACACCGCAGCGCCCCCCAGAACCGAACGATGCCGTCGACATCCTCCCGCCCCGTGAGCGCCAGGCGATCCCCTCGCTTCACGCCGCGAGCCCGAAGCTCGGCCGCGACGCCCTCGATCCACCCATCCAACCTTCCATACGTCACTACCTCATTACCCACGATCACTGCCGGCGCGCCGGGTGTCTGGCGGGCGTGGGCGGCTATCGGGCAGGGCACACGGCGCGTGGTAAGTGGGTCGGCCATGGCTCATCTCGCCTTATGAATCTGTCGGGATTTCCAAAACCTCATGCATGATCATTCCCGCGTTGTAGAGACGCAACATGTGTCAGGCGCTGTTGAGTTACGTTCAACCTGACGCAACTGGGTTTTTGAAGCTCGAACGTGTACATCAATCGTATCCGTCTCGTCTTCCTCGCGAAAGCGGGGATCCATAGAAGCTTTCAGAATGCCTCACGTGCTGTTCCGGGCAGGGTTTTTATGCATCGTTATACCTTGTATGGATCCCCGATCGGGGTCGGGGATGACGAGATCGAGGGGTTCGTGTGATCTCTTGAGGAAGGTAACACGCTACGGCGCGCAGAGTGACTGTAACGCTACACTGTGACTCTACGGCGCCTAACAAATGTTGCGTCTCTGCAGGTTTGGCGCAACGTCATGTATTATGTATGAATCACGCTAATCTCAACGGTTTCTAAACATTCCACGTCACCGCAAACACAAGGCTGTAGATCAGCAGAAGGCGAGCCGTGGCGCCGAGCATTGGGTTCAGGATCGTCGGCTCGGTATGCCGCCCGAGCCGCGCCACCATCGGCGCGCCGGCGAGTGGAACGAGCGCACAGGCCAGCACGGGCAGGTGGGTTCCGGTGAGCAGGACAAGCCCTACCGGGATCACGCCGGCCGCGACAAGGCAGGCGGCGTAGAGCCCAACCCCAAACCGCCGGCCCAGCCGCACCACGAGCGTCCGTTTGGCGGCCAGACGGTCCTCCTCCACATCCCTCACGTTGTTCACCAGCAGGATGGCCACGGCCAGAAACCCCGGCGCGAGGCCGGCCAGAATGACGGCGGGTTCAATGGCGAGCGCCTGCACGAAATAGGTACCGCCCACGGCCACCGGCCCAAAAAACACCAGCACGAACAGATCGCCGAGACCCAGGTAAGCGAGCGAATGCCGGCCGGCGGTATACAGGATGCCCGAAATGACAGACGCCGCCCCGATCACAACAACCGGCCAGCCCCCTCGCACCATCAGATAGCCACCGGCGACCACCGCCAGCCCGAAGGTGAGGTAGGCCGCGTACTGGATGGTATCGGGACGCACGAGCCCCGCCTGCGTCACCCGCAACGGGCCCTTGCGGGCGTCCGTGTCCGCGCCCTTCAGGAAATCCGCGTAGTCGTTGTACAGGTTGGTGCCGATCTGGATACACACCGCGCCCACCAGCGCCAGCGTCGCGGCCAGTGGATGGAACAGGCCGGCGTCGAACGCCATGGCCGCGCCCATCAACACCGGGGCCAGCGCGGCCCACAGGGTTTTCGGGCGGATGGCGGACCACCAGATGGCCGGTCGCGATAGCGAGGCGGAAGGAGATAGCGCCATCGGGGTCAGGGTCGGTAGGGGAACTGGCCGTAGTCGGGCTTCCGTTTCTCCAGGTACGCCTTTTTGCCTTCCTGGCCCTCTTCGGTCATGTAGAAGAGCAGGGTGGCGTTTCCGGCCAGCTCCTGGAGGCCGGCCTGGCCGTCGCAATCGGCATTCAGGGCGGATTTGAGGCAGCGGATGGCGAGCTGCGAATTGGCGAGGATCTCGCGGCACCACTGGACGGTCTCCGCTTCAAGTTGTTCGAGGGGCACGACGGTGTTGACGAGGCCCATGTCCAGCGCCTGCTGGGCGTTGTAGGGCCGGCACAGAAACCAGATCTCGCGCGCCTTTTTCTGCCCGATGATGCGGGCCAGGTAACTGGCGCCGAAGCCACCGTCGAACGAGCCCACTTTGGGCCCCGTCTGCATGAACCGCGCGTTTTCGGCGGCGATCGTGAGGTCGCACATGACGTGCAACACATGGCCCCCGCCGACGGCCCAGCCGGCGACCATCGCGATGACCGGCTTGGGGCAGGTGCGGATCTGACGCTGGAAGTCCAACACGTTCAGTCGCATGATGCCCGACCCCTCCTCCACATAGCCGGCCTCGCCCCGGATCCGCTGGTCCCCGCCCGAGCAAAAGGCCTCGTCGCCCTGGCCGGTCAGGATGATCACCCCGATCCGCTCGTCGTCGCGCGCGTCGTTCAGCGCGTCCATCATTTCCTTCACCGTGAGCGGGCGGAACGCGTTGCGCACTTCCGGGCGGTTGATGGTGATTTTGGCGATACCCTCCGCCTTGTGGTACAAAATATCGGTGTATTCGGCAGCGGGCTGCCAATCAATAACGGCCATTATATCTACATGATTGATGGTGGTACACGCGGAGACGCGCCTCTTGCGCGCCGTACTGGCATCGCAACCGCTCACCTCGTATCATGGCGACGATTCCGAAACCGATATCCCTGTTAACACGAACGTATGCTCATTCACACGGTCTATTTCTGGCTCAAAGACGGCATCACCCCGGCCGAGGTGGCCACCTTCGAGGCGGGCGTCCGCAGCCTGCTCACGATCGACAGCGTCGTCGGCGGCTACGTCGGCAAGCCGGCCAACACAGAGGCGCGGCCGATCATCGACCAGTCGTACAGCTACGGCCTCATCGCGATGTTCGACGACCTCGCCGGCCACGACGCCTACCAGGTCGATGCGATCCACGACGCCTTCCGCACCCACGCGTCGCTCTGGAAACGCGTCCAGATCTACGACCTGATCGCCTGAATGCGTTGAACGTTAGAACGTTGAACGTTTCTGGTACTGACGCGAGCACGCTCAACGAAAAACACTCAACGAATAAGAAACTGTTGAGATTTGCGTTTTGCATAGTGAGCAAGTCATCCCCGCGCAGGCGGGGACCCAGAAAAATGCCAGCCTGATGGCTGGATTACTTCGTAAGTCGCTTTGCTCGTTTCCCGCCTGCGCGGGGATGACTATGCCTTTGGTTATGGAAATCTCAACAGTTTCTGAACGTTTCCGGTACTGACGCGAGCACGTTCAACGAATAAATGTTCAACGCGTTAACGCATTATCACGTTGCCCCTGGCGGACGAATCGCATGGTGGGGCTGAACGCGACGGCCCAGTAGTCGTTGGCTACGGCGAGGCACACATGGCTCAGGAAGCCGGCCCAGATGGAGCCGGTCTCAAGCGCCACGAACCCGAGCAGCAGGCTGTAGGGCACGGTCGCGAAGGTCTCCTTGGCGCCCTTGGGGATATGGGTCGCGGTCGCGAGGGCCGAACTCATCGCCACGGCGGTCCAGGGCGAGGACAACGTCGCGGCACCGATCACCAGTACGCCGCGAAAGAGAAATTCGTAGGCGAGCAGGTAAACGGCCCATGCGAATCCGTTCTGGATGACGAGGCCGGCGGTCCACTCCGTTGCCCGAACCTGAGGATAAAACCGCTGCATGTCCACCGCGCGGGCCGAGAAGTAGGGCACTGGCAGGGCGCAGAGGGACAACACGCTGCCCCAGACGAGGAGGGCCGGCCAGTCCGGCACCCCCAGCCCCCACGCCAGCGGCGTCGCATCGACCAGCAGCCAGGCGACCCCCGCAGGGACGAGGCCGAGCAGGCCGGCGCCGAGGATTTTCTGGGCGAGGGGTTTTCGAAGGCCGTCCGCATCGAAGCGCCGGCGAACGTACGCCTCGAACGAACGGGAGTAGGCGACAAACCAGTAGAGGGCAAAAACCGAGACGCCC encodes the following:
- a CDS encoding 1,4-dihydroxy-2-naphthoate polyprenyltransferase; translation: MALSPSASLSRPAIWWSAIRPKTLWAALAPVLMGAAMAFDAGLFHPLAATLALVGAVCIQIGTNLYNDYADFLKGADTDARKGPLRVTQAGLVRPDTIQYAAYLTFGLAVVAGGYLMVRGGWPVVVIGAASVISGILYTAGRHSLAYLGLGDLFVLVFFGPVAVGGTYFVQALAIEPAVILAGLAPGFLAVAILLVNNVRDVEEDRLAAKRTLVVRLGRRFGVGLYAACLVAAGVIPVGLVLLTGTHLPVLACALVPLAGAPMVARLGRHTEPTILNPMLGATARLLLIYSLVFAVTWNV
- the menE gene encoding o-succinylbenzoate--CoA ligase — encoded protein: MADPLTTRRVPCPIAAHARQTPGAPAVIVGNEVVTYGRLDGWIEGVAAELRARGVKRGDRLALTGREDVDGIVRFWGALRCGGVVVVMSPRLPPAALRERLDTLGAIDIGAIPISWVEPADIPVFDLDAPAVALYTSGSSGTPKAALLTVGNLYFNAMGSFAAIPLGAGDRWVLSLPLYHVSGIGILVRAAWAGAAVVLPGKEALGELIARRKVTHVSLVPTQLLRLLEGGVRPDGLKAVLLGGSQIPGGLLERALAAGWPIHTTYGLTETASQVTTTRGGAGLDTLQTAGTVLPHRELRIDAAGEIHVRGEVRFAGYLTPDGLVMPFDAHGWYATGDLGSIDARGRLRVIGRKDNLFISGGENIQPEEIEEVMAQCPGVVRSVVVPVSDAVYGARPFAFLERDAAFAGEAALRSFLEARLPRFKIPVAFANWPEDAPAGMKPARRWFEERAGLMGNC
- the menB gene encoding 1,4-dihydroxy-2-naphthoyl-CoA synthase is translated as MAVIDWQPAAEYTDILYHKAEGIAKITINRPEVRNAFRPLTVKEMMDALNDARDDERIGVIILTGQGDEAFCSGGDQRIRGEAGYVEEGSGIMRLNVLDFQRQIRTCPKPVIAMVAGWAVGGGHVLHVMCDLTIAAENARFMQTGPKVGSFDGGFGASYLARIIGQKKAREIWFLCRPYNAQQALDMGLVNTVVPLEQLEAETVQWCREILANSQLAIRCLKSALNADCDGQAGLQELAGNATLLFYMTEEGQEGKKAYLEKRKPDYGQFPYRP
- a CDS encoding CPBP family intramembrane glutamic endopeptidase; protein product: MTLLQRDIAQFILILLGVSVFALYWFVAYSRSFEAYVRRRFDADGLRKPLAQKILGAGLLGLVPAGVAWLLVDATPLAWGLGVPDWPALLVWGSVLSLCALPVPYFSARAVDMQRFYPQVRATEWTAGLVIQNGFAWAVYLLAYEFLFRGVLVIGAATLSSPWTAVAMSSALATATHIPKGAKETFATVPYSLLLGFVALETGSIWAGFLSHVCLAVANDYWAVAFSPTMRFVRQGQRDNALTR
- a CDS encoding Dabb family protein, encoding MLIHTVYFWLKDGITPAEVATFEAGVRSLLTIDSVVGGYVGKPANTEARPIIDQSYSYGLIAMFDDLAGHDAYQVDAIHDAFRTHASLWKRVQIYDLIA